DNA sequence from the Glycine soja cultivar W05 chromosome 18, ASM419377v2, whole genome shotgun sequence genome:
gagcgagaaaaaaaaaacactagacGCAGATATGATTGgactaaaatacaattttagtcatttacttttttattatattcaatttaatctctttttgtttttttgttcattttagtatattatatttttaaaataggttAAAATGGTCATTCTAAATGTAGAAGCATACGTTGTATGAAGCGCtcttgatgatgccaaagatgaaAGCTATTCAAGATTGATCAAAGTCAAGATCAAGAATTCAAGAGAAACGATGAACAATTAGTCTatagtatgttaaaaaaattccttaaaAGAGATTGTACAGGTTTGCCTTAGGTTAATTCTTTAAAACATCTTACAAAAGTTTTTAAGTAAAActctatttttgaaaatatgattttctctctggtaatcgattaccagaagtaaaaataagttttaaacagttttacaaacttttgaatttgaattttgaactgtgtaatcaattacaaaaagTTTGTAATCGAGTCATAACTCCTCAAAactatttgtgtaatcgattaccagtgaggaaatcttaaaaataactACTAAAAGTCACAATTGTTTACTAGTTTTTTAAAAGCCatcaaaaatctataaataggtgacttgggatcaaatttctagagagtttttcagaacaataaTTGtcctatcctctcaaaagaaagccTTGGCTAGACACTTGCTTTAAGATCTTCATCTTGTAACATTCTTTTCTACAAGAGAGAAATATTCTTCTTACTTTAAAGAAAACAATTGTTGTTCAAGAGACAGTGAGTCTTTTGATTTGTAAGGATCTCTGAACATAAGGAAAGAGTATTCCTGTGGGGTTCAgaatttgtaaaagaaatttacaagttagtggggTTCAgaacttgaggactggacgtagacaCAGGGCATGGCCGAACCGGTataaaaattgagtttgcatttttctcttccctaaactttaatttattgtattttattgttACTTTGCTTATTTTAAAGAAGTATCATTTGAATTGTTCTTTACTTCATTCATATGAAGTGTGCATATTCTAtttcaagagagaattaaaatttgattagaggaaaattattaaacttaattcaccccttttaagttattgaagccacttgtctaacactaAAATAatgaacatttttaattttaaagccTAATTTTAaccccttttttttactaatttgatGTGTGAAACTTATCTcattaaatttatgtatgtcAAAACTATAAAACTCAATTGATGAACTAAATAGGTCTATGAACATGATTAAAATCTCATGAAAAATGAATCCAATAAACAatcaacaaaattgaaaaatcttaatatcaaattatttatcaGTTGTTTGTGATACTTATTTTTTCAAGCAATTGTCaacatatttatgattttttttgttcaaatatcAATTGagttatataattttcatataagTGAATATAATGAGATAAGTTCATGTCTCAAatttgtccaaaaaaaaaaaatgattcaaaatcatgacctaaaataaaatataaaaaaatcattgctTCGAAAGACCATTTTAAATtgcattaaaaacataaatgactaaatttttttaaaaaaagaaaccaaattaaatacaataaataacataaagtacttaaaatttatcttagccatatatttaacaaaaccatATTCAATGGGTGCATACTTTTTGGTTTTAgtgaaatttaaaaagaaaaataagaaatataataataataataataataataataataataataataataatatgcattttaaataaaataaaaaaaagtataataaaaaatatctttagcgtttataattaacattttattttgttagctaggaataaattaaagatataataatactttatttaaaaaaaatacataaaagtatATTATTTAAATGGAAATACTCCATCTTTAGATCTACCAATTTGATATGATTTgttctctaaatttttttgataCGATGTGATTAATAAAACTCGTTAGTAAATAACAGAATTCCTTAAGCATGTCCAAATTTCttctaaataaaaatcaatctcaatttttattttacttttttaaaattcttatctaatatcttatattttataaaaaaatttatcaaatttaattttacttaatttttgtctctaaaatttttaaattatttattttatattctaagTTCATCATAAACCCCTAAATCTTtagatataaattaatattttgagagttttagataaaataaaattgatgacaaaataaaatttgacgAGTTTTAAAAATGTAGGAACATAATTGACTAAAATAAACTtgggaaattaaaattgtatactgtctaaatttaaaaatattataaaatatgtgtTTTTGCAGAtgataaataaagataattgtaaatatattaatgcAAAAATAATTGCAATGACTCAActcaaatagttttttttaaagaaaatccaTAATAATTAGTGATAAACGTGTATTTTGATCAATATCATTCATGAGTTTGAACATTGAAGAAACCAAACTCACGTTTTGGgctagaaaacaaaattaattaatgtgagtTGAACATATAAATTGCATGTTTGACTGAGTTAGGAAAGTCTCAAATCATGATTTAGATACaagtttatcttttatattcTATATGTTGGGTACTAGATTCACAAATAGTATCTCGCAGTTAAATTAGATTAGAGAAAATAAGAACTAACACAATATTTTGACTTGaaaaaactagttttttttattcgcAAGATATCTAACCACTAGACGCTTCTTATTTCACATGTTGCAGCTTATAACTTTAAATTAACATTAGTTTTAGGAGGGTGAGAATGAGTAAATCGAATGATTATAAAATGAGGTATCATTAATGAATTTGCAGCAAGTGATCAATGAATGACAACGTGTTCTTGCCAAGTTCTCAATTAATAAAACACAATGGAACTTACGTAAGTGTTTATCATTGAACTCAACTATACCCATTCCAAGGATCAAAAGTCTAAACAGTTTaaccttatttatttatgtgaaatactccaaaaattgatgttgacaaaatcattttttaatacgTAAAAGGTGTGAATTTATCAAgagttaaaatgaaaataaactaaTGATTAACATTTGATTATAAGTACACTGGTgctcaataattaaatttaatatttaattttgtttagaaattgtttatttatttatttcttaataattacattttttgcaTGTACTGTCacattatttaatgaatttaacaTCCAATACATTGAttgtaataattactttaaaaaaaaagaaaaatgctaaattctaataaaaatggtTTAAAAGCCTAAACGTATACtaattaaaatagaagaaattaaaatgccattagataatctttttttactaaaacgTTAAACAAAATGAGGGAGAAAGTACAATAACACCACTAACGACAAATAaacttgtattttaatttgtgttttacatataataaaaatttattttatataattaaataataaataaatacttttaaatacataaaatatattataatgaaaatgtataataaatacATATCTTTAtaggaataaataaatattttaaatatataaattatattttagatttattattaataatttatattgtgatgtaatgttatgttttttggattaattaagtttttagtcccttcaaattttttaattctaattttgaGTTCTACAattatttttgataatttttaattttttattaatatttttagtcccttatttatttttattatttaaaattaattcttgcTTCATTCGTTTTTAGttcctcatttattttatatgtgaAGTTAATTTtgaccaataaaaataaataaaagattaaatatgagaaaaaaatttagaaaaattaaaagtgatgaaaaaaattaatgaaggattaaaatttgtgaaaaaattgagagtctaaaaaattagaagctatttaaggattaaaaacttaattaactcctatttttttatacaatgtaatatatttttaactattagtaatttcttttttagaaagatattaaaatttataaattgaaacagataaaaattaaaataaaacctcTAAAACTATTTCTGTTGAAGAAAAACTTCTAGAAATATTCTTGTTGAAAGATGACagtttaaagttttttattatagataattatcctaatttatatataaaaatagataaataaatatctcTTGCGTtctttgtttgttgttttgatCTCCGACGGCGACGATTCTAATTTACAGTTGAACTTAACTGACACGTCTCCCTCATTCATTTCGACACCTTTAATTAAGATTTCGATGCTTTTTTTCCTTTCCCATCACTCTGATCGCCATAAACCTTCTTCAAACTCAGAAAGCCTCTTTTTTTAGCCTCACTTCTCATTTTCCTCATCTGGGTCTTCAACCTTTTCgatcattcacactttgcatTAATTGTACTTTGAATTTCAGTTTTTCCCGTTAATTTTGATCTTCTTCCCTTTCAGTTTTTCTCATTAAGCGttgggaggaagaagaagaagaagaagaagaagatgatgggtGCAAAGCTGGGTCTTTtgttgtgtgtttgtgttttgcTGTTGGGGTGTTGTGTCGGTAGATTTGTGGTGGAGAAGAACAGTTTGAAGGTGACTTCGCCCAAGTCGTTGAAGGGTACATATGAATGTGCAATTGGGAATTTTGGGGTTCCCAAGTATGGAGGAACATTGGTTGGTTCCGTTTTGTACCCGAAGGTGAATCAGAAAGGGTGCACGAACTTCAGTGATGTCAATTTTCAGTCCAAGCCAGGAGGGCTTCCCACTTTTCTTCTTGTTGATCGTGGAGGTGAAATTCTCGTTAGTGCTTTTTAGATTCTTCGCCACTTTGTAAAGGaatgaaaaaaacaaatggTAGTATATGATTGTGTTAACTTTGAATGTGTTGTGCATTGGAATTGCTTTTTGTTACTACTTATTGCATGAGATGGAAAGTTGGGGTTAGTTATGCGATCaattgaataatgaatagccgGTTATCTAGTATTAAGTTTGGAACATTGAGGTTTATTTAATTGTTGGTACTAGACACTAACAAGTTCACTCGGAGTTGTTGCAAAAGATGTTGTAAATGTTGCATTTAATGTTCAAGCCAATAATGTAGAATTCCTTTCGTCTTTGAGTTTATGGGCGTATTTGATTTCTATTCTCAATTGctgtttttggttttaaaaaaaaaaacaactaagcAAACATATGCTTACACCAAGTTCATACCTTATAACATGCAGCACCATTCCAGATGACCCATACCCTTGAGCTATCACAAAACAGAAGAGAATGAGAAAACATTTTCCtactgtttttgttttcttatttaaaaaacttgttttgaaaacaattttaaaaaattaatagattcTGGATGAGAAATTGATTGCCGAGtagcattaaattattttagaaaaatagctTTTAAAACCGAGAAATAAGAAGGAAATCAAGCAGGCCCTAAGTTTCACCCTCCCTCTCTTTTTTGTCTTGGGTGTGGTGATGCCGTAGCAATAAAGTACACTATTGTACCAGAACCATAACAACAAAAAAGGACATGTTTTCTGGTTTGAATACCTATGATATTTCTAGAGTGTAAGGTGCCACGCTAATGACATCTATGAATAGGTTGTTAGGAACACTACCACACAAAAATGGCTCAgcccttaaatttttttttttctggtcaTTTTGGTAGATTGCTACTTCACTTTGAAGGCGTGGAATGCACAGAATGGTGGAGCAGCGGCTATTCTTGTAGCTGATGACAAGGCAGAAACATTGATCACTATGGACACTCCTGAAGAAGGGAAAGCAAATGATGATTATGTGGACAAGATTAGTATTCCTTCTGCTCTTATCAGCAAATCCCTGGGGGATAGTATCAAGCAGGCTCTCTCTGATGGGGAGATGGTTAACATAAATCTGGATTGGAGAGAGTCTCTTCCGCATCCTGATGATAGAGTTGAGTACGAGCTATGGACCAATAGCAACGATGAGTGTGGGCCAAAGTGTGACAGTCTAATTAATTTTCTGAAGGACTTTAAAGGGCTAGCTCAGCAGCTGGAGAAGAGAGGGTTCACTCAATTTACCCCTCGCTATATAACTTGGTTTTGTCCTGAAGCATTTCTCTTGAGCAAACAGTGCAAATCTCAGTGCATAAACAATGGAAGGTACTGTGCTCCTGATCCTGAGCAAGATTTCAGTAGAGGGTATGATGGTAAAGATGTTGTTGTTCAAAACTTACGCCAAGCTTGCTTCTATAAAGTGGCAAATGAAAGTGGAAAGCCTTGGCAATGGTGGGACTATGTTACCGACTTTTCAATCCGTTGCCCCATGAAAGAGAATAAGTACACAGAAGAATGTTCAGATCAAGTTATTAAATCTCTTGGTAGGTTCAGCAGTTCATGTTTCTTTGCATACTCTATGGAACTGGCTTCTGTTTCTGTTTGGTGCTTGATTTTGAATGGCTTGCAAAAATTTGCcccaaaagaaaaatcatgtaatgcttttaatttcaaacaatattttcttttaatttattggtttcattttttttttgttaatagttTAGTGTCCCTGGCATCTCCTTGTGTTTTAAGGAGGCATTCGTTGGAAGGTATATTATTACGAACCAAGGAATGGCATTCCTCaggaaattataataaaaatgtcgCTAGGGTAAAttcaaaatatgtttaattaaaatgtaatacTACTGGAATCAAAtgataagagaaaaaaagacaGAAAATGGAAATTAAGTTAGGTTATAAAACAATATCTCTTATTAATGTGAGAAAGCAACATGTCTACCCTTCACCATAGGAATGAAGATTAAGCAAAGCATTGTATTCTCCGATTCCTCGGGATCAACAATACCAAGGAATTGTTTTTAAGCTTGTATAAAACACGTGAATGCCACATTCCCATGTTTACTCTCCCAGGTAGTATAACTTTACAAACCTTGAAATAAGCACACTCTAAAATGCTGAAGCTATAGTGTATATGAGGAACAAACCCAAATTTTTACCTGCACTGGTAGAAGTATTACTTCcatcatttcaaattcaaacccAACTAAAGAAACATGTACCTAGCCATAGTtcctttttcaatattttagcATGAACTAAACTAACTTGTCTTTTGTTATCTCAAATGTTCTTCTAAAAAGCTTTACCACATCATTCTAATGAGAGATATGTTTTCCCCCGTCCCACTTTGTGTCTTCCATTTACTTTACAGGTGTTGACCTGAAGAAGATTAAAGACTGCGTTGGAGATCCCCACGCAGATATAGAAAATCCTGTCCTAAAGGCTGAACAGGATGCACAGGTTGGCTttctaaaatgcaaacatttttttttatgtttttctcgtttcctttttctttcatttaggCCATTTTGTTGTTTTATGAGTGTATTGTAATTTGTTCTAACTTCGGTTTCAGATTGGTAAAGGCTCTCGTGGTGATGTTACTATACTGCCTACTCTTGTTATAAACAACAGACAGTATAGAGGTCTCATGCAGCTTTTCTAGATATCTGGACTTCTTTTTTACTgtattatattttctaatatgTGTTTTTAACTGCTTTTAGGTAAGTTGTCAAGACCTGCTGTTCTCAAGGCAATCTGTTCAGGCTTCCTAGAGACCACTGAACCATCAATTTGCTTAACTTCAGGTCATTTTttcattatcttttaaatttctaCTTTCCTCCTTGAACCTTTCCCCCTCCCTCCTTTCTCCAAAAGGAATCATAGGAGAGACATCAGGAATTCTTTTCTGCCTCTTTAGTTGTTTGCTTTTATATATATCTGCTTCAAATGATCTGAATTATTTCTTGGCTTATATCTATCAACAAGCTGTGTCTATTAGGTAGTTCTAAAGTTAgtgctaaaatttaaaaaaaaaaactttctcctttttttcattCTGATGTTTCCTTTTATgaattttcataaaagaaattTGGATTTAGATCTAGATAAAATTATATAGGTGTACTGGCAGCTGACTCATTGAAATTGAATCTTGTTCAGAAGCTAATGGTTTTACTGATTATTCTTTGCAGACCTCGAAACAAATGAGTGTTTGGAAAACAATGGTGGTTGTTGGCAGGACAAATCTTCTAACATTACTGCATGCAGGGTATTTGGTTAACTGAACCTTGTCAGGCACATTATTGTGAAAAGTTTATTAtgttttctcttcagatgggaTCTGCTTCTTCTGGTTTTAAGCATctacatatgattttttttctaataacagGACACTTTCCGAGGAAGAGTATGTGAATGCCCAATTGTTCAAAATGTGAAATTTGTTGGAGATGGATATACCCACTGTGaaggtaaattaatttttcaaattcagaTAAATTGCTCTGTTCTCCACTCTACATATTTTAAGTTTTCCAAGACTAGTGAGCCTTTCAATTTAACTTCCAGATAGAACACATGTCATCATCATCCCACCAAATTGATGTTTGGGTTTTATATTTCTACCTCCTTTTGATTTCTATGAGTGACTGTCATTCTACCTAATTGATTTCTTGTCCTTGTAGTTTTTGTGTTAGGGAGGTTGAGAAGTTGTTCTACTTATCTTAATTTCAATCCTTATGGGtatcatttattcatttttgtgggaatttgaatttcttaacaGCTTCAGGATCCTTGAGTTGTCAATTCAACAATGGTGGTTGTTGGAAGGGAGTACAAGGTGGCAGGGCTTACTCGGCTTGTCTTGTAAGTTGTTTCAGTCATCCTTTTGTGCATGCCTTTGGTTAGAAAGGGAAAGAGTAAATCTGATATGCTACGTGTTAACTGTCATTTGTTTCTTAATTGAAAATGCAGGATGACTATAGAAAAGGTTGTACATGTCCACCTGGGTTCAGAGGAGATGGAGTTCAGTCATGTGAAGGTACTTGCTGCCCTAAATTTAGTGATTGTTGTAGTATTCGGTGAATGACAAACACAAATCAGATAGAGCTACTTCTGTTAGTGGATTAATGCTGAggaattgaatttgattcaCATTCCTGCAGTTGTTATTAGTCATGCTATTAGCCATTCTAGAAATATGTTGGCTTTTCTACATTTCTTCTTCTGATTATGTTGCAGATAttgatgagtgcaaagagaaaaCAGCCTGTCAATGCCCAGGTTGCAAATGCAAAAACACCTGGGGAAGTTACGAGTGCAAATGCAAAAGTGGTTTGTTCTACTCGCGAGAAAATGACACGTGTTTCGGTGAGGCTTTATAAgtttttctatctttttctttactgACTTTCAAAATGGCATTGCTAAATGGATTGTTTTTGTATAATCATTTAAAGTAATACTAGtttttctttgagaagcttgcGAATTTGCATTTTAAACCAACATGGAAATTCTAGTATATTTTCCTAGGGGTGGGTATATGGACTCAAGTCTCCGGATTGGCCCGTTAAGCCCGAGGAGATAATGGGTTTTTTTTAAGTCCGTATAATTATATTGAGTTTTTGAGATCAGCTCGTTAAGCCCACGTATGTAGTGAGCTTTCTCTGCAAATTCACGAACTACCCATTTAACCCGCCTAAGTGCAATGTGtaagtattattaatttgttatgttaaaatttttatatttaatttaggttgttattgttattttgttatgtttaaaatattggtatattttagtttgatagattttagcttaaataatgaagtcatttattttttttattttagacatttttcacttttaaaaaaaaatttataatttttttttcaaattaatatttggGTTTGCAGATCGTTTAGCTGCGGACTTTTGCGGGCCAAATACAGACCTTGAAAAAATGTTCATTTATTTCACGGATCGAGTTTATTCGGCCCATTTAAAACATAGGCTTTGCGGGCTGGACCAGTCCGCATACCCACCCCTAGTTTTCCATTATCTCGCTGTAGATACTCTTTGCATGAAGCTGAGATTTTAGATTCTACTTGTCTGTATATAATTTCCAAAtgtttcaacattttttttggcATTACTAATTATCCATGTAGATATTGCATAGATTTGTAGATTT
Encoded proteins:
- the LOC114396393 gene encoding vacuolar-sorting receptor 1-like produces the protein MMGAKLGLLLCVCVLLLGCCVGRFVVEKNSLKVTSPKSLKGTYECAIGNFGVPKYGGTLVGSVLYPKVNQKGCTNFSDVNFQSKPGGLPTFLLVDRGDCYFTLKAWNAQNGGAAAILVADDKAETLITMDTPEEGKANDDYVDKISIPSALISKSLGDSIKQALSDGEMVNINLDWRESLPHPDDRVEYELWTNSNDECGPKCDSLINFLKDFKGLAQQLEKRGFTQFTPRYITWFCPEAFLLSKQCKSQCINNGRYCAPDPEQDFSRGYDGKDVVVQNLRQACFYKVANESGKPWQWWDYVTDFSIRCPMKENKYTEECSDQVIKSLGVDLKKIKDCVGDPHADIENPVLKAEQDAQIGKGSRGDVTILPTLVINNRQYRGKLSRPAVLKAICSGFLETTEPSICLTSDLETNECLENNGGCWQDKSSNITACRDTFRGRVCECPIVQNVKFVGDGYTHCEASGSLSCQFNNGGCWKGVQGGRAYSACLDDYRKGCTCPPGFRGDGVQSCEDIDECKEKTACQCPGCKCKNTWGSYECKCKSGLFYSRENDTCFGEYSASVLNIWVIILVLVVAVAGGYAFYKYRIQRYMDSEIRAIMAQYMPLDNQPEVSNQVHHNI